Proteins found in one Vallitalea guaymasensis genomic segment:
- a CDS encoding DUF6128 domain-containing protein — MQSNKYNRQVTMFEQEDKGYVSVGNKSYGYCKIETRGNKCRIKLSVNGLIKSNQYIYKACLVKTTENSSHMIPIGVIELDNNNCASLNINTDTDNIMKKDIPINDISIIAITCKENDNKFKFPLVGYIKEIDYPWKKNINIDRKINNHSRIEKSQINKEILIEENKVIETEPNHINKTDTDKSKTEKIIKTNIIDDSQTKKQSNENNNGPKIDDTKLTQENTNTNVYNKESENDKSIEIDDIGNQTFDIIKEHFDKNELTKIYDNIFKEYPKMKPFEGKYSNKEWIRIEPADIIYFPIESWLLTNNTFLLNAYRKYKHLILGRDMDCDRGKPYFILGVPGIYYPKDKVAAYFYGFKDFVCCSGAKTKSGEYGYWVKEIDCPM, encoded by the coding sequence GTGCAATCAAATAAATATAATCGGCAAGTAACAATGTTTGAACAAGAAGATAAAGGATATGTTTCTGTAGGGAACAAATCTTATGGATATTGTAAGATAGAAACAAGAGGTAATAAGTGCAGAATAAAATTATCTGTAAATGGACTTATAAAATCAAATCAATACATTTATAAAGCGTGTCTTGTAAAAACTACTGAAAACAGTAGCCATATGATACCTATAGGAGTTATAGAATTAGACAATAATAATTGTGCCAGCTTAAATATAAATACTGATACTGATAATATAATGAAAAAAGATATACCCATCAATGATATTTCGATTATAGCTATAACCTGTAAAGAAAATGACAACAAATTTAAATTTCCTTTAGTAGGATATATAAAAGAAATAGATTATCCTTGGAAAAAGAATATAAATATAGATAGAAAAATCAATAACCACTCAAGAATAGAAAAATCACAAATTAATAAAGAGATTCTGATTGAAGAAAATAAAGTAATTGAAACAGAACCTAACCATATTAACAAAACAGATACTGATAAATCCAAAACGGAGAAAATTATAAAAACAAATATTATAGATGATTCTCAAACAAAAAAGCAAAGTAATGAGAATAACAATGGTCCTAAGATTGACGATACTAAATTAACCCAAGAAAATACTAACACCAACGTATATAATAAGGAATCAGAGAATGACAAATCTATAGAAATTGATGATATAGGAAACCAAACTTTTGATATTATAAAAGAGCATTTTGATAAAAATGAACTGACTAAAATATATGATAATATATTTAAGGAATATCCAAAAATGAAACCATTTGAGGGGAAGTATTCTAATAAAGAGTGGATTCGTATTGAACCTGCAGACATTATCTATTTTCCTATTGAATCCTGGCTGCTTACAAATAATACATTTTTGCTCAATGCATATAGAAAATATAAGCATCTAATACTTGGAAGAGATATGGATTGTGACAGAGGAAAACCATACTTCATACTTGGAGTACCTGGCATATACTATCCAAAAGATAAAGTAGCCGCATATTTCTATGGATTCAAAGATTTTGTATGCTGTTCAGGAGCCAAAACCAAATCAGGAGAATACGGATATTGGGTCAAAGAAATAGATTGTCCAATGTAA
- the pgsA gene encoding CDP-diacylglycerol--glycerol-3-phosphate 3-phosphatidyltransferase, whose product MKYVPNILTIIRMFLVPLFPVVFFSSVENAHIYALIIFLVASLTDFLDGYIARKYNVVSVVGIVLDPLADKLMLVTTLGCLYYSKYVPIWVLLIILIKETCLIISGIILYFRKEKTVIPSNKFGKLATVTFAAAIFLIIVLPDHFISITVMFIAIILELIALSSYVSYYFRNVRAKTATN is encoded by the coding sequence ATGAAGTATGTACCAAATATCCTAACCATAATTAGAATGTTCCTTGTGCCACTATTTCCTGTAGTTTTCTTTTCATCGGTGGAGAATGCACATATCTATGCTTTAATAATATTCTTGGTTGCTAGTCTTACTGATTTTCTTGATGGATATATTGCAAGAAAATACAATGTGGTTTCAGTTGTAGGAATAGTCTTGGACCCTTTAGCTGATAAACTTATGCTGGTAACTACACTAGGTTGTTTATATTATTCAAAATATGTACCTATTTGGGTATTGCTTATAATTTTAATTAAAGAGACTTGTTTAATTATATCAGGTATTATCTTATATTTTAGAAAAGAAAAGACCGTTATACCATCTAACAAATTTGGTAAACTTGCAACTGTAACATTTGCAGCTGCCATATTTTTAATAATTGTTTTACCGGATCATTTTATAAGTATTACAGTTATGTTCATAGCAATAATTTTGGAGTTGATTGCTCTTTCTAGCTATGTTAGTTATTATTTTAGGAATGTTAGAGCTAAGACTGCTACTAATTAA
- a CDS encoding DUF4097 family beta strand repeat-containing protein: protein MKKLKNMAIILSITLVVSFFGIIAYASTNNINTIGYFGFNPFYSNNNNHDDTTDSDKNDYDWLQNLPFVPNQVKDIIQDSIDESIHDSMITDYDHSIYNKTEDTIVDNFPCEDLDKISINTDVAIIVFKKEDRKDIKVEYIYTKPKTNSYSINYNTDVKNNTLDITQRIVTKNFFGSMNKGNYTNDITVYVPNDFEVDTLYINNNLGEINNSDFFSDVKNIEIISSLGKIDITLANYKESVILTSSMGKIDYYNNAKVDKLNMSSSSGVIYMESNNTIKNCTVNADMGGINIVSNGKIDNCDLESDMGAITASFKQKLDSLNISSDMGSIKVDLYDNDNSIISTNVSMGKIKSDFPTSSKKGDYNVDCDMGDITIRKK, encoded by the coding sequence ATGAAAAAGCTTAAAAATATGGCTATAATATTATCAATAACATTAGTAGTATCTTTTTTTGGTATCATTGCATATGCTTCGACTAACAACATTAATACTATAGGGTATTTTGGATTTAATCCCTTTTATAGTAATAACAACAATCATGACGATACTACTGATAGTGATAAAAATGATTATGACTGGTTACAAAACTTGCCTTTTGTACCAAACCAAGTTAAAGATATAATTCAAGACTCCATAGACGAAAGTATACACGATTCTATGATTACTGATTATGATCATAGTATCTATAATAAGACAGAGGATACCATCGTAGATAATTTCCCTTGTGAAGACCTTGATAAAATATCTATAAACACAGATGTAGCAATAATTGTTTTTAAGAAAGAAGATAGAAAAGATATAAAAGTTGAGTATATCTACACAAAACCAAAAACTAATAGTTATTCTATCAACTATAATACAGATGTAAAGAATAATACTTTGGATATCACTCAAAGAATAGTTACCAAAAATTTCTTTGGGAGCATGAATAAGGGTAATTATACAAACGATATTACAGTCTATGTTCCTAATGATTTTGAAGTAGACACCTTATATATCAATAATAATCTTGGAGAAATTAATAATAGCGATTTTTTCTCTGATGTCAAAAACATTGAAATAATTTCCAGTTTAGGGAAAATAGATATTACTTTAGCTAATTACAAAGAATCAGTTATCCTTACTAGTTCAATGGGAAAAATAGATTATTATAATAATGCCAAGGTCGATAAATTGAATATGTCTTCTAGCAGTGGTGTTATATATATGGAATCCAATAACACTATTAAGAATTGTACTGTCAATGCAGATATGGGCGGTATCAACATCGTTTCAAACGGTAAAATAGATAATTGTGATCTGGAATCAGATATGGGCGCTATAACAGCATCTTTCAAACAAAAGTTAGATTCTCTTAATATTTCGTCTGATATGGGAAGTATTAAGGTAGATCTATATGATAATGATAATTCAATTATATCCACAAATGTATCTATGGGCAAAATAAAATCTGATTTCCCTACTTCTTCCAAAAAAGGAGACTATAATGTTGACTGTGATATGGGAGATATAACTATTAGAAAAAAATAG
- a CDS encoding HAAS signaling domain-containing protein, which yields MNKNEYLKKLDILLESLPYDERRDIMYDYEEHFKSGLSDGKTEEEISKELGNPETIAAGYIPNLHTREKNNYSTNTTRTTDNTRNGSQYSIGILIGMIFFNLIMIGLYIACWAVLASFFIVGIALVLSSVAVLIVSVFHSPMMYVSIPYDIITHPFLGFLLFIFIASAGGLIIIGTIMLMKLYASFTTKYIEWNKRIVRRDSYEKA from the coding sequence GTGAATAAGAATGAGTATTTAAAAAAATTGGATATCCTGCTTGAATCTCTTCCATATGATGAACGTAGAGACATTATGTATGACTATGAAGAACACTTCAAATCGGGATTATCTGATGGAAAAACCGAAGAAGAGATATCTAAAGAACTTGGTAATCCAGAGACAATCGCAGCAGGGTACATTCCTAATTTACATACAAGAGAAAAGAATAATTATTCTACAAATACTACTAGAACTACTGACAATACAAGAAATGGAAGCCAGTATTCCATAGGCATACTGATTGGAATGATTTTTTTCAACTTAATAATGATAGGTCTCTATATAGCTTGTTGGGCTGTACTAGCATCATTTTTCATTGTTGGAATAGCATTAGTACTATCTAGCGTAGCTGTATTGATTGTTAGCGTTTTCCACTCACCTATGATGTATGTTTCAATACCTTATGATATAATAACTCATCCATTTTTAGGATTTCTATTATTCATATTTATAGCAAGTGCAGGAGGACTTATCATAATAGGAACCATCATGTTAATGAAACTCTATGCTAGTTTTACTACAAAATATATTGAATGGAACAAGCGAATTGTAAGGAGGGATAGCTATGAAAAAGCTTAA
- a CDS encoding PadR family transcriptional regulator — protein sequence MNIQFKKGVLELCVLSLLSRDDYYGYELVKKISNNVRISEGTIYPLLRRLTKENYFETYLKESTEGPPRKYYTLTKKGHEAKEELSNEWYDFVSRVNSLIEEEDISE from the coding sequence ATGAATATACAGTTTAAGAAAGGCGTATTAGAGTTATGTGTATTATCTCTACTCTCAAGAGACGATTATTATGGTTATGAGTTAGTCAAAAAGATATCCAATAATGTAAGAATATCTGAAGGAACCATTTATCCTTTACTTAGAAGATTAACAAAAGAGAATTATTTTGAAACTTACCTCAAAGAATCTACAGAGGGACCACCCAGAAAATATTATACACTTACCAAAAAAGGCCATGAAGCCAAAGAGGAACTAAGTAATGAGTGGTATGATTTTGTTTCAAGAGTTAATTCTTTAATTGAGGAGGAAGATATAAGTGAATAA
- a CDS encoding beta-ketoacyl-ACP synthase III produces the protein MKNVRIIGTGSYLPDNIVSNDDLSSFVETSDEWISSRTGIKNRRITTGEGTTDLAVNAAKKAVESSKINPSEIDLILVATISADNFTPSTACEVQKEIEADNAMCFDINAACSGFIFALNTATAYIKAGLAKNALVIGVEVLSRLTDWEDRRTCVLFGDGSGAVVISESEEEGIIDFECKSLGKLSEYLVCGGSDLKNPYVNKESHKYIKMNGQEVFKFACSYVPKGIKNVIEESPYNIEDIDYFVLHQANERIINSIAKRLKIDQEKIYKNISSYGNTSSASVPIALDEMFKKNILKKGNRIIIAGFGGGLTYGVAMITI, from the coding sequence ATGAAAAATGTTAGAATCATTGGAACAGGTAGTTATTTACCCGATAATATAGTATCAAATGATGATCTATCCTCCTTTGTTGAAACAAGTGACGAATGGATTAGTAGCCGTACAGGTATTAAGAATAGAAGAATTACAACTGGAGAAGGAACAACGGATTTAGCTGTTAACGCTGCAAAAAAAGCCGTTGAATCTTCTAAGATAAACCCTAGTGAGATTGATTTAATATTAGTAGCTACTATTTCAGCCGATAATTTTACTCCATCCACTGCATGTGAAGTACAAAAAGAAATAGAAGCAGATAATGCAATGTGTTTTGATATTAACGCAGCATGCTCAGGTTTCATTTTTGCACTAAATACAGCTACAGCTTATATTAAAGCTGGTTTAGCCAAGAATGCTTTAGTAATTGGAGTGGAAGTACTTTCTAGATTGACAGATTGGGAAGATAGAAGAACCTGCGTATTATTCGGTGACGGATCTGGAGCAGTTGTGATAAGTGAATCGGAAGAAGAAGGAATTATTGATTTTGAGTGTAAATCTCTAGGTAAATTAAGTGAATACTTAGTATGTGGTGGTAGTGATCTTAAGAATCCTTATGTCAACAAAGAGTCACATAAGTATATAAAGATGAATGGACAGGAAGTTTTCAAATTTGCATGTAGCTATGTACCTAAGGGTATAAAAAATGTAATTGAAGAGTCTCCATATAATATAGAGGACATTGACTATTTTGTATTACATCAGGCTAATGAGAGAATCATCAACTCTATAGCAAAAAGACTGAAAATAGACCAAGAAAAGATTTACAAGAATATTTCTTCATATGGTAACACATCATCCGCTAGTGTACCTATTGCTTTAGATGAAATGTTTAAAAAGAACATATTGAAAAAAGGCAATAGAATTATTATCGCTGGTTTTGGCGGAGGACTTACTTATGGAGTTGCTATGATAACAATCTAA
- the acpP gene encoding acyl carrier protein gives MDFEKLKEVVIDQLDVEESEVTLQAKFIDDLGADSLDLFELVMAIEEESGVEIKNEDLPSVITVQDALDYVKNNQ, from the coding sequence ATGGATTTTGAAAAATTGAAAGAGGTAGTAATTGATCAACTTGACGTTGAAGAAAGCGAAGTAACATTACAAGCTAAATTCATAGATGATCTTGGAGCAGATTCTTTAGACTTATTTGAATTAGTTATGGCTATAGAAGAAGAATCTGGAGTAGAGATTAAGAATGAGGACTTACCTTCAGTGATTACTGTACAAGATGCATTAGACTACGTAAAAAATAATCAGTAA
- the fabK gene encoding enoyl-[acyl-carrier-protein] reductase FabK, with amino-acid sequence MESEICKMLNIEYPIFQGAMAWIAEYNLVAAVSNAGGLGIIAGGNAPCDVVREQIRKTKELTDKPFGVNIMLLSPFADEIAHMVCEEKVAVVTTGAGNPGKYLEMWKEHNIKVIPVVPSVALAKRMERSGVDAIIAEGCESGGHVGELTTMALLPQVVDAVEIPVIAAGGIGDGRGIAATKMLGADAFQIGTRFLVAKECIVHKNYKEKILKAKDIDTRVTGKATGHPVRALKNKFTRKFLQLEKEGVSVEDLEEFGTGKLRLAVVDGDVANGSVMSGQIAGMIKKEQTCSEIIKELVIDADKVIDNIRN; translated from the coding sequence GTGGAATCTGAGATTTGTAAGATGTTGAATATCGAATATCCAATATTTCAAGGTGCTATGGCTTGGATAGCAGAGTATAACCTGGTTGCTGCAGTATCTAATGCAGGAGGTCTTGGGATTATAGCAGGAGGAAATGCTCCTTGTGATGTTGTTAGGGAACAAATTAGGAAGACAAAAGAATTAACGGATAAACCCTTTGGAGTTAATATAATGCTTCTATCACCATTTGCTGATGAAATTGCTCATATGGTATGTGAAGAAAAAGTAGCTGTTGTCACAACGGGAGCAGGAAATCCTGGTAAATACTTAGAGATGTGGAAAGAACATAACATAAAAGTAATACCTGTAGTTCCTTCTGTTGCATTAGCTAAGAGAATGGAAAGATCAGGCGTTGACGCAATCATTGCTGAAGGTTGTGAATCAGGAGGACACGTTGGCGAATTGACTACTATGGCTCTTTTACCTCAAGTTGTAGATGCAGTCGAAATCCCAGTTATAGCTGCCGGAGGAATAGGAGATGGAAGAGGTATAGCTGCCACTAAAATGTTGGGAGCAGATGCTTTTCAAATAGGAACAAGATTCTTAGTTGCGAAAGAATGCATCGTACATAAGAATTACAAGGAAAAAATACTAAAAGCTAAGGATATTGATACACGTGTAACAGGTAAAGCTACAGGACACCCTGTTAGAGCATTAAAGAATAAGTTTACGAGAAAGTTCTTACAGCTAGAAAAAGAGGGAGTCAGTGTAGAGGATTTAGAAGAATTCGGCACAGGTAAACTAAGATTAGCTGTTGTAGATGGAGATGTAGCAAATGGTTCCGTAATGTCTGGTCAAATAGCTGGTATGATCAAGAAAGAGCAGACATGTAGTGAAATCATCAAAGAACTTGTTATAGATGCTGATAAGGTTATTGATAATATAAGAAATTAA
- the fabD gene encoding ACP S-malonyltransferase yields the protein MGKTAFLFPGQGAQYLGMGKEIANNYESSKKIFQIASEALGFDIEEICNEKEDVLNNTEYTQPAILTTTIAILEAVKEHGLKADVVAGLSLGEYSALVANEAMDFKEAVSLVRKRGKYMEEAVPEGKGSMAAVLGLEPCTVEEICDGIDGMVRPANYNCPGQIVIAGEVEALNIACEKLEEAGAKRVIKLNVSGPFHTPMLNPAAEKLEKELEDISIVKNNIPYITNVTADYVDDHNNVKTLLTKQVVSPVRWEETINRMIDDGVDTFVEIGPGKTLSSFVKKIDRTKKIVNIQDMKTLSKAIKSIEG from the coding sequence ATGGGAAAGACAGCTTTTTTATTTCCAGGTCAAGGAGCTCAATACCTTGGTATGGGAAAAGAAATAGCTAACAATTACGAGAGCAGTAAAAAAATCTTTCAAATTGCTAGTGAAGCATTAGGATTTGATATAGAAGAAATATGTAATGAAAAAGAAGATGTTCTTAATAATACAGAATATACACAACCTGCAATTCTAACTACTACCATTGCTATTTTAGAAGCTGTAAAAGAACATGGATTAAAAGCAGATGTAGTTGCTGGATTAAGCTTAGGGGAATACAGTGCGCTTGTTGCCAATGAGGCAATGGATTTTAAAGAAGCGGTAAGTCTTGTTAGAAAAAGAGGAAAATATATGGAAGAAGCTGTACCAGAGGGTAAAGGCTCTATGGCAGCAGTTCTAGGTTTGGAGCCATGTACAGTAGAAGAGATATGTGACGGTATAGATGGAATGGTTAGACCTGCCAATTATAATTGCCCAGGGCAGATTGTTATTGCGGGAGAAGTAGAGGCTCTAAATATTGCCTGTGAAAAATTAGAAGAAGCAGGGGCAAAACGAGTAATTAAGCTTAATGTAAGTGGACCTTTTCATACCCCTATGCTTAACCCAGCAGCAGAAAAACTTGAAAAAGAATTAGAAGACATTAGCATTGTTAAAAATAATATACCTTACATAACCAATGTAACAGCTGATTATGTAGATGATCATAATAATGTTAAAACACTTTTAACAAAACAAGTTGTCTCTCCAGTAAGATGGGAAGAGACAATCAATAGAATGATAGATGATGGTGTGGATACATTCGTTGAAATAGGACCAGGAAAAACACTATCCTCATTTGTAAAGAAAATAGATAGGACCAAGAAAATAGTTAACATACAAGATATGAAGACATTGAGTAAGGCGATTAAATCAATAGAGGGTTAG
- the fabG gene encoding 3-oxoacyl-[acyl-carrier-protein] reductase — protein MDKVAIVTGASRGIGKAIARRLASDGIIVAVNYRSSEEEAKKVVEEIVADGGRAKAYKADVSNFEDAQKLISEVKEEHGRIDILVNNAGITKDMLMLKMTEVEFDDVIRVNLKGTFNCIKHVNRIMLKQKCGRIINISSVIGEIGNVGQANYAASKAGIIGLTKSMAKELATRSITVNAVAPGFIESDMTDILTDKIKDQILLNIPMKRIGRATEVANVVAFLASDKASYVTGQVINVDGGMVV, from the coding sequence ATGGATAAGGTTGCTATAGTGACTGGAGCTTCAAGAGGAATAGGTAAAGCAATAGCCCGTAGATTAGCAAGTGATGGAATAATAGTAGCAGTTAATTATAGAAGCAGTGAAGAAGAAGCCAAAAAAGTAGTTGAAGAGATTGTTGCAGATGGTGGTAGAGCAAAAGCTTATAAAGCTGATGTAAGCAATTTCGAAGATGCTCAGAAATTAATATCAGAGGTTAAAGAGGAACATGGAAGAATAGATATCCTTGTTAATAATGCTGGAATAACAAAAGATATGTTGATGCTTAAGATGACGGAAGTAGAATTCGATGACGTAATAAGAGTCAATCTAAAGGGAACATTCAACTGCATCAAACATGTTAACAGGATTATGTTAAAACAAAAATGCGGTAGGATAATAAATATTTCATCTGTAATAGGTGAAATAGGTAATGTTGGGCAGGCTAATTATGCAGCATCAAAGGCAGGAATTATAGGACTTACTAAATCAATGGCTAAAGAATTAGCTACAAGGAGTATAACTGTTAATGCTGTTGCACCAGGTTTTATAGAGAGTGATATGACTGATATATTAACAGACAAAATAAAAGACCAGATTCTATTGAATATACCTATGAAACGTATTGGTAGAGCCACTGAAGTAGCAAACGTGGTAGCTTTTTTAGCTTCTGATAAAGCAAGCTATGTTACGGGTCAGGTAATTAATGTAGACGGTGGAATGGTTGTTTAA
- the fabF gene encoding beta-ketoacyl-ACP synthase II, which produces MKRRVVITGLGVITPVGNNVDEYWNNLKAGKIGFGEITSFDSSEYRAKIVAEVKNFEAKEYIERKKAKRMDRFTQFSIAAAKEAIDDSGLDLEKEDVERIGVIVGTGVGGLGSIEKEAQKLLAKGPNKVSPMFIPKVITNMAAGNIAIQFGLKGVCTNVVTACATSTNTIGDAFRTIQYGDADVMVAGGTESCIVPLGVSGFTALQALSSSEDPAKASRPFDKNRDGFVMGEGSGIVILEELERAKARGAKILAEVKGYGAACDAYHITAPAPGGEGAARAMKLAIKDADIKPEDVSYINAHGTSTEYNDKLETAAIKTVFDEYAYKVPISSTKSMIGHLLGAAGAVEVVACVKTILDGFVHPTVGYTTPDEECDLDYIPVKGRNLDVKYVLSNSLGFGGHNASLIISKYEE; this is translated from the coding sequence ATGAAGAGAAGAGTTGTCATAACTGGATTAGGTGTTATTACACCTGTTGGAAATAATGTAGATGAATATTGGAATAATCTAAAAGCAGGAAAAATTGGATTTGGAGAGATTACTTCATTTGATTCAAGTGAATATAGAGCAAAAATAGTAGCTGAAGTAAAAAATTTTGAAGCTAAAGAATATATAGAAAGAAAAAAAGCTAAGAGAATGGATAGATTTACTCAATTCTCCATAGCAGCAGCTAAAGAAGCAATAGATGACTCAGGTCTTGACTTAGAGAAGGAAGACGTTGAGAGAATTGGTGTTATCGTTGGAACAGGTGTCGGCGGATTAGGTTCAATTGAAAAAGAAGCACAAAAATTATTAGCTAAAGGGCCTAACAAAGTTTCTCCTATGTTCATACCAAAAGTAATTACCAATATGGCAGCAGGTAATATCGCTATTCAATTTGGATTAAAAGGAGTATGTACCAATGTAGTTACAGCATGTGCTACGAGTACTAATACTATAGGTGATGCTTTTAGAACAATACAATATGGTGATGCAGATGTTATGGTTGCAGGTGGAACCGAAAGTTGTATAGTACCTCTTGGAGTTTCAGGATTTACAGCTCTTCAAGCATTAAGCAGCAGTGAAGATCCTGCAAAAGCATCAAGACCATTTGATAAAAACAGAGATGGTTTTGTTATGGGAGAAGGATCAGGGATTGTAATTCTAGAAGAATTAGAACGTGCCAAGGCTAGAGGTGCTAAGATATTAGCTGAAGTAAAAGGATATGGAGCTGCTTGTGATGCTTACCATATTACTGCACCAGCACCTGGTGGAGAAGGTGCTGCAAGAGCCATGAAATTAGCTATAAAAGATGCAGACATCAAACCAGAGGATGTATCTTATATCAATGCCCATGGAACAAGTACTGAATATAATGATAAATTGGAAACAGCTGCTATCAAAACAGTATTTGACGAGTACGCTTATAAAGTTCCTATCAGTTCAACGAAATCAATGATAGGACATTTACTAGGAGCAGCTGGAGCAGTAGAAGTCGTTGCATGTGTAAAAACCATATTAGATGGTTTTGTACATCCGACAGTAGGATATACAACACCGGACGAAGAATGTGACTTGGATTATATTCCAGTAAAGGGAAGAAATCTAGATGTAAAATATGTTCTTTCTAATTCGCTTGGTTTTGGTGGACACAATGCATCATTAATCATAAGTAAATATGAGGAATAA